The Sporichthyaceae bacterium genome window below encodes:
- a CDS encoding transcriptional repressor yields PSYHPAGHHQHLHLVCRDCGAVSQVGMEVAGDLTDRLAADVGFSVDLEHFAIYGRCRDCSG; encoded by the coding sequence GCCGTCCTACCACCCGGCCGGGCACCACCAGCATCTGCATCTGGTCTGCCGGGACTGTGGGGCGGTGTCGCAGGTCGGCATGGAGGTGGCCGGGGACCTGACGGACCGTCTGGCCGCTGACGTCGGGTTCAGCGTGGACCTGGAGCACTTCGCGATCTACGGTCGCTGTCGCGACTGCAGCGGCTGA